The Panicum virgatum strain AP13 chromosome 5K, P.virgatum_v5, whole genome shotgun sequence genome has a window encoding:
- the LOC120710188 gene encoding serpin-Z1-like, whose amino-acid sequence MHRRLFTSVLAPDVGFSALGVFAHLRRSDRRWCPQHQHRDVATFSARVLRHIASGDRSSANLAVSPLFLHAALTLLRAGARGATLDQIVALLGPAGGPAHAALASHVALRMLAADGGGGGPTVRFANAVWVDAALRLTDAYAREVTGQYLAEVRSVPFNSRPEDARLQINQWIESATAGRIKDLLPQGSIDRDTPAVLANALYFKGAWERKFDASFTRDDAFYLPTGGHVRVPFMSSTRDQYIARRPGYKVLRLPYARGREHRAFSMYVYLPDAQDGLPSLLQKLGSDPAALLESSVTLTTKVPVREFKVPRFTMSYNTKAAATLRDLGLTLPFDPVRADFGDMLEAAPGPLFVSEVYHECFVKVDEEGTEAAAATAVVAKGSARWRQSPPEEDFIADHPFVFLIQEFSGVVVFAGQVTNPSVSL is encoded by the exons ATGCAT CGAAGACTGTTCACCTCCGTGCTTGCTCCTGATGTCGGCTTCAGTGCTCTTGGCGTCTTCGCGCACCTTCGGCGATCggaccgaaggtggtgtccccaacacCAACACCGGGACGTGGCCACCTTCTCCGCGCGCGTGCTCCGCCACATCGCCTCCGGCGACCGCTCCAGCGCCAACCTGGCCGTCTCCCCGCTCTTTCTCCACGCGGCGCTAACACTTCTCCgcgcgggcgcgcggggcgcgACGCTCGACCAGATCGTCGCCTTGCTCGGCCCTGCCGGAGgccccgcccacgccgcgctcgCGTCGCACGTCGCGCTGCGCATGCTCGCtgctgatggcggcggcggcgggcccacGGTGCGCTTCGCCAACGCCGTCTGGGTCGACGCCGCGCTGCGACTCACCGACGCCTACGCCCGCGAGGTCACCGGGCAGTACCTCGCCGAGGTGCGCTCGGTGCCCTTCAATTCCAGG CCGGAGGACGCGAGACTCCAGATCAACCAGTGGATCGAGAGCGCGACTGCCGGCCGGATCAAGGACCTCCTTCCCCAAGGCTCCATCGACAGGGACACGCCGGCGGTCCTCGCCAACGCGCTCTACTTCAAGGGCGCCTGGGAGCGCAAGTTCGACGCGTCGTTCACGCGGGACGACGCTTTCTACCTGCCCACCGGCGGCCACGTCCGCGTGCCGTTCATGTCGAGCACCAGAGATCAGTACATCGCCCGCCGCCCCGGCTACAAGGTCCTGAGGCTCCCCTACGCGCGTGGCCGCGAGCACCGGGCGTTCTCCATGTACGTCTACCTCCCTGACGCGCAGGACGGCCTGCCGAGCCTGTTACAGAAGCTGGGTTCCGacccggcggcgctgctcgagaGCTCGGTGACTTTAACGACCAAGGTCCCCGTGCGCGAGTTTAAGGTGCCCAGGTTCACCATGTCGTACAATACTAAGGCCGCGGCGACGCTGCGGGACCTCGGGCTGACCCTGCCGTTCGACCCCGTCCGCGCCGACTTCGGCGACATGTTGGAGGCAGCGCCGGGGCCGCTCTTCGTGTCGGAGGTCTACCACGAGTGCTTCGTCAAGGTGGACGAGGAGGGGAccgaggccgccgcggccaccgccgtcgtcgccaAGGGCTCTGCCCGCTGGCGCCAGTCTCCGCCGGAGGAGGATTTTATCGCCGACCACCCGTTCGTGTTCCTGATCCAGGAGTTCAGCGGCGTGGTGGTTTTCGCCGGGCAAGTGACCAACCCTTCGGTTTCGCTCTAA